The window TTTGATCATGACCTGCGTTTTGGCGGTGCGGCGCGAAATGATCGGCTGGCGGTTCTCGTCATTGCCGACATAACCGATAATATCTTCAATGATCGGTTCGATCAGGAGCGTGATCATCGAATCCGGATTGATTTTCGGTGTAACTTTCAGCGTCACGTTGACGTTTTTGTCGGTGAACGTGATAATGTCGCCGGACGCATTGCGGCTGATGGTTTGAACGGGGATCGCCGTGCCCACCGAAATTTCTGCTTTTTGATTGTCCATCGTCACCAATTTGGGATTGGACAAAAGTTTTGAATTCGTCTGCGTTTTCAGAAAGTTGAGAGAAAAGAGCAGGCGGTCGACGGACAATTTTCCCATGATAAGGTTTTGTAATTTGTCTTCTAAGGGAGCGATCGCCGTGAACGTCGTCGGCGTCGTCGGATCGTCGGGATTACGCGCGTCGAAAGTCTTTCCCGTAATGGCCGTCGGCAAACCGACGCCGACTTTCTGATCGTCGCCCAGCGTCGTTTCATACATCCTGACTTCGATCATCAATTGCTGAACCATGATGTCGATCCGGCGAATGATCGAATCCATCATGACAACATTGTGCTGAAGATCGCTGACGATGAGCAGGCTGGAACGTTTTTCTTCCGTGACGCCGGTTTTGGTGCGGCTCAGTGTTTCCATTTTGCCTTGTTTGGAAAGAAAAGGCGTCAGCGCGTCTTTCATGTCGTTCGCGTCAACGTATTTCAACTCAAATACTTTGGATGCCATCGACGCGTTACGTTCCATGTCGATCGGCTTGACGAAAATGATATCTTTTTCGATATAATAATCGTAGCCGTTGGCTTTCAAAATCGTTTCCAACGCGTCGTCGAGGCTGACTTCGTTGAAATGAACCGTCACGCGGCCTTTAACTTCTTTGCTGGCGACGAGATTCAGGTTATTCTGACGCGACAATAATCGCAGGACATTAAGTATGTCGGCGTCTTTAAAATTCATCGTAAGCTTGGTCTGGCTCGTATCGTGCGGGGCTTGTGCCTGCACGGATACGCCGGTCAGCCAAACGGCGACGATGGCGGCGATCCAAAATTGATTGTTCATACACCCTCTTTGTTGTTGATTAAAAATTATCATCTTCCACCGGTAATTCTAACGTGAATGTAAAATCGTTTTTCTTCAGGATGACTTTCGACGCCTGGATTTCGACCACGCGGTAACCGTTGACCTGTTCGCCGATGCCGACAATCTGATCGTTGATGATCGCG of the bacterium genome contains:
- a CDS encoding secretin and TonB N-terminal domain-containing protein, producing MNNQFWIAAIVAVWLTGVSVQAQAPHDTSQTKLTMNFKDADILNVLRLLSRQNNLNLVASKEVKGRVTVHFNEVSLDDALETILKANGYDYYIEKDIIFVKPIDMERNASMASKVFELKYVDANDMKDALTPFLSKQGKMETLSRTKTGVTEEKRSSLLIVSDLQHNVVMMDSIIRRIDIMVQQLMIEVRMYETTLGDDQKVGVGLPTAITGKTFDARNPDDPTTPTTFTAIAPLEDKLQNLIMGKLSVDRLLFSLNFLKTQTNSKLLSNPKLVTMDNQKAEISVGTAIPVQTISRNASGDIITFTDKNVNVTLKVTPKINPDSMITLLIEPIIEDIIGYVGNDENRQPIISRRTAKTQVMIKNNESIVLGGLLKENEVDTKEKVWLLGDIPLLGKLFTSNTKEKKKTDLLIFITPHILDQPI